From one Streptomyces sp. N50 genomic stretch:
- a CDS encoding MFS transporter, protein MASTVTSGTGSRPGYGQLLRTRGAWTFLLPGFAARQPFAMLTISIVLLVQHTTGSYGAAGAAAAVTGVSMALFAPYSGRLADRHGQRAVLLPGVLVHTLSGLTFTALALGHAPLWALFVAAVPTGASVPQIGPMVRARWGVKLQDSPLLSTAAAFESVTDELTFVFGPLLATALCTAVTPAAGLVTEAGLTLIGGLLFAAQKSTQPKVAPTGHARVEHVSALGIPGVRVLIVTFLGIGSVFGGMQVSLAAFTESIGEPGLNGVLYGTFAAGNMLSGLVCGAVAWKVAPQRRLLVGYAALALTASALWTAHSVPLLAGLGLLVGMCIAPALITGYTLVEGLVPAGARTEAFTWLTGAVALGQAAAVTVAGQLEDRLWGGAGFLVPMAGTVLALGTLVALRSRLATRPRSRTVARGVGHRVPVAVD, encoded by the coding sequence GTGGCATCCACGGTCACCTCCGGGACGGGATCCCGTCCCGGATACGGGCAGCTGCTGCGCACGCGCGGCGCCTGGACGTTCCTGCTCCCCGGCTTCGCGGCACGCCAGCCGTTCGCGATGCTCACCATCTCCATCGTGCTGCTCGTTCAGCACACCACCGGCTCATACGGCGCGGCAGGCGCCGCCGCGGCCGTCACCGGCGTCTCCATGGCCCTGTTCGCGCCCTACAGCGGACGGCTGGCCGACCGCCACGGACAACGGGCCGTCCTGCTCCCCGGCGTCCTGGTGCACACCCTGTCGGGCCTGACGTTCACGGCCCTCGCGCTCGGCCACGCGCCCCTGTGGGCGCTGTTCGTGGCGGCCGTGCCGACCGGTGCCTCGGTGCCGCAGATCGGGCCCATGGTGCGCGCCCGCTGGGGCGTCAAGCTCCAGGACTCCCCGCTGCTGAGCACGGCGGCCGCCTTCGAGTCCGTCACGGACGAACTGACCTTCGTCTTCGGCCCGTTGCTGGCGACCGCCCTGTGCACCGCCGTGACCCCGGCCGCGGGCCTGGTCACGGAGGCGGGGCTCACCCTGATCGGCGGTCTGCTGTTCGCCGCCCAGAAGAGCACCCAGCCCAAGGTGGCGCCCACCGGGCACGCACGCGTGGAGCACGTTTCCGCACTGGGCATCCCCGGGGTACGCGTACTGATCGTGACCTTCCTGGGCATCGGTTCCGTCTTCGGCGGCATGCAGGTGTCCCTGGCCGCCTTCACCGAGTCGATCGGCGAACCGGGCCTGAACGGCGTCCTCTACGGCACGTTCGCCGCGGGCAACATGCTCTCCGGGCTCGTCTGCGGTGCCGTCGCCTGGAAGGTCGCCCCGCAGCGCCGCCTCCTGGTCGGCTACGCGGCCCTCGCGCTGACCGCGTCCGCCCTGTGGACCGCCCACTCGGTACCGCTGCTGGCCGGCCTCGGCCTCCTGGTCGGCATGTGCATCGCGCCCGCCCTGATCACCGGCTACACCCTGGTCGAGGGACTCGTCCCGGCCGGCGCCCGCACCGAGGCCTTCACCTGGCTGACCGGCGCGGTCGCCCTCGGCCAGGCCGCCGCCGTCACGGTCGCCGGGCAGCTGGAGGACCGCCTGTGGGGCGGCGCCGGTTTCCTGGTCCCGATGGCCGGTACGGTGCTCGCCCTGGGGACCCTGGTGGCCCTCCGGTCACGCCTCGCGACCCGGCCCCGCAGCCGCACCGTGGCACGTGGCGTCGGTCACCGCGTGCCGGTGGCAGTGGACTGA
- a CDS encoding FmdB family zinc ribbon protein has translation MPTYQYQCTECGEGLEAVQKFTDDALTVCPNCGGRLKKVYSAVGIVFKGSGFYRNDSRGSSSSSSPATPKPSTSSDSKPSAPSTSSSSSDSKSSSSGSSSSSNSSAA, from the coding sequence GTGCCGACCTACCAGTACCAGTGCACCGAGTGCGGCGAGGGCCTTGAAGCGGTCCAGAAGTTCACCGACGACGCGCTGACCGTGTGCCCCAATTGCGGTGGACGCCTGAAGAAGGTGTACTCCGCGGTCGGCATTGTCTTCAAGGGCTCCGGTTTCTACCGGAACGACAGCCGCGGCTCCTCGTCGAGCAGCTCGCCGGCCACCCCGAAGCCGTCGACGTCCTCGGACTCGAAGCCGTCCGCCCCCTCGACCTCGTCGTCCTCCTCGGACTCGAAGTCGTCGAGCTCGGGCTCCTCGTCCAGCAGTAACAGCTCCGCCGCGTAG
- a CDS encoding S-methyl-5'-thioadenosine phosphorylase, producing the protein MANAEIGVIGGSGFYSFLDDVTEIQVDTPYGPPSDSLFLGEIAGRRVAFLPRHGRGHHLPPHRINYRANLWALRSVGVRQVLGPCAVGGLRPEYGPGTLLVPDQLVDRTKSRTGTYFDGLPLPGGAVPNVVHVSLADPYCPTGRTAALKAARGRDWEPVDGGTLVVIEGPRFSTRAESLWHQAQGWSVVGMTGHPEAALARELELCYSSLTLVTDLDAGAETGEGVSHDEVLRVFAANVDRLRGVLFDTVAALPEAGARDCLCASALGGMDPGFELP; encoded by the coding sequence ATGGCGAACGCAGAGATCGGCGTAATCGGTGGCTCCGGGTTCTACTCGTTCCTCGACGACGTGACCGAGATCCAGGTGGACACCCCCTACGGACCGCCCAGCGACTCCCTCTTCCTCGGCGAGATCGCCGGCCGCCGGGTCGCGTTCCTGCCCCGGCACGGGCGCGGCCACCATCTGCCGCCGCACCGCATCAACTACCGGGCCAACCTCTGGGCGTTGCGCTCCGTCGGTGTGCGCCAGGTCCTCGGCCCGTGCGCGGTGGGCGGGCTGCGCCCCGAGTACGGGCCGGGCACGCTGCTGGTGCCGGACCAACTGGTGGACCGCACGAAGTCCCGGACGGGCACGTACTTCGACGGACTCCCGCTGCCCGGCGGCGCGGTGCCGAACGTGGTGCACGTGTCCCTGGCCGACCCCTACTGCCCGACCGGCCGGACCGCCGCCCTGAAGGCGGCGCGCGGGCGGGACTGGGAACCGGTCGACGGCGGCACGCTCGTGGTGATCGAGGGCCCGCGCTTCTCGACCCGCGCCGAGTCGCTGTGGCACCAGGCGCAGGGCTGGTCGGTGGTCGGCATGACCGGCCACCCCGAGGCGGCGCTCGCGCGTGAACTGGAGCTCTGCTACTCCTCGTTGACCCTCGTCACCGACCTCGACGCGGGCGCCGAGACCGGCGAGGGCGTCTCCCACGACGAGGTGCTGCGGGTGTTCGCGGCCAACGTGGACCGGCTGCGGGGCGTGCTGTTCGACACGGTGGCCGCGCTGCCGGAGGCCGGGGCGCGGGACTGCCTGTGCGCGAGCGCGCTGGGCGGGATGGACCCGGGCTTCGAGCTGCCGTAA
- the mscL gene encoding large conductance mechanosensitive channel protein MscL, whose amino-acid sequence MSEKKKEPGVWQGFKAFLMRGNVVDLAVAVVIGAAFTNIVNSVVKGIINPLVGAIGTQNLDTYSSCLSSSCSGDKGIQLMWGSVLGAALSFVITAAVVYFLMVLPMSKYLARAEAQRKAKEGTQEVIEITELEVLKEIRDALVAQRGEGHREP is encoded by the coding sequence TTGAGCGAGAAGAAGAAGGAACCGGGCGTCTGGCAGGGCTTCAAGGCCTTCCTGATGCGCGGGAACGTCGTCGATCTGGCAGTCGCGGTCGTCATCGGCGCCGCCTTCACGAACATCGTCAACTCGGTGGTGAAGGGGATCATCAACCCGCTCGTCGGGGCGATCGGCACACAGAACCTGGACACCTACAGCTCGTGCCTGAGCAGCAGTTGCTCGGGCGACAAGGGCATCCAGCTGATGTGGGGTTCCGTCCTGGGAGCCGCCCTCAGCTTCGTGATCACCGCGGCGGTCGTCTACTTCCTGATGGTCCTGCCGATGTCGAAGTACCTGGCCCGGGCGGAGGCCCAGCGCAAGGCCAAGGAGGGCACGCAGGAGGTCATCGAGATCACCGAGCTGGAGGTCCTCAAGGAGATCCGCGACGCGCTCGTCGCGCAGCGCGGCGAGGGACACCGGGAGCCGTAG